In Oreochromis aureus strain Israel breed Guangdong linkage group 17, ZZ_aureus, whole genome shotgun sequence, the genomic stretch CACTTTGTGCCCACCTTGACCCCCGACCCAGATTCTTTTTCATCTCCTTTATAAAGCTtagagatctgaaaatgtgcCTATAAACTTCATAATTTGTGACAAACTTACCTTCCTATTACAATGCTCCCGTTTTCAATCACGCACAGATTTTGCATCCCATCTTTGGTCAGGTACTTCTCAGAGTTTTTGCAGATCAAAACTAGCTGTTTGGCATTTTTAACCAGCAGTCTGTAAGGTCTGGACATTTTGACTCATCTGAAGTCAAACTTTAGGAGAGAGGGTGTTGAAGCCAACTCAGGAAACAGGCAAATATTTGCCCAGGAGAGAAAGAGCAGAGTTTAAAGTGCACATAGGGGGTGGGGCTTACTAtacaacccccccccaaaaaatcagacgacacacaaacacatctttttTAACAAAGGGTACAATAATCACTTTATTGTGTCTGTATCACAACATAAAACTGGTCTCACatacagtaggaaaaaaaaaaaaaagattcaaagCTGCTTGAAAAATAACCCCAACCCTCATTTGTTTCACACggtgaaaacacaaacacacatcagccCAGCATCACTCTCGCATCTCGccgtcctcttcctcctcttctacACCTCTGATGTACAAAACATTATTGCACCTGTGGAGGTCGAGCACAGCATGAGAAAGCGTTTCCTTCCACCAGTCACTTAATTATTAACACAAGTTAGTCAAGTCTGACGACTTCAAACTGTTCGGACTCCCGCTGATTTCTCTCTGCGGCGTTACAAAGTGTCATTCACATACCTGATGAGAACCTCACCGAGATGTCCGGCCAACGCTCCATCCACATACTCTTCTGTGTTTGCCAGCTgtcaaaaaaaacataaataaaataaaacaaagttcaaaGGTCAGGTAAGATAATTGGTGGAGCAATGAAGCCAAGATCTCCCTCATCCCAAcaacctcctccagctcatccaggGAAACACtgaggtgttcccaggccagctgacaGATAAAATCTCTCTGGTGCTTCCTGGGTGTCCACctagaacacctcacccagaagGTGACCTCCTCAACTGTCTCCTTTCAGTGTGGAGGTGCAGCGGCTCTACTGTGAGCCTCTAATGAAGAGGCCAGCCATCCTttggagaaagctcatttctaCTGCTTGTATATCAAAATAACTAAAAAGAGCCTTAACAATACGATCAGGCCCAGACTAGCAAAGTTATGGCATTTTTCTACAAAAATCTTGTTGCTGCAGCTCCATCTGGTGGCAGATGGTTGTATAAATATTTAGGACACCAATTCACCATCATTggactttaaataaaatgtaattagatTAAATGACTTGTACATTGAGCACCGACTAGTGACAATAGCAATGATCAGTCGCCACAGTTGCACAAATTCATACTTAAAACATGCgctaaataaaagaataataaaaaaaaaaaatgtaatcctaGTTGCCACAGTGATTTCACCAGGTAAAAACAGAGCCACTTTGGTGATACAGAAAACTCTGACTTTAAGTTTAGCATAGCCTGTGGTG encodes the following:
- the snrpf gene encoding small nuclear ribonucleoprotein F, which codes for MSLPLNPKPFLNGLTGKPVMVKLKWGMEYKGYLVSVDGYMNMQLANTEEYVDGALAGHLGEVLIRCNNVLYIRGVEEEEEDGEMRE